One part of the Acipenser ruthenus chromosome 55, fAciRut3.2 maternal haplotype, whole genome shotgun sequence genome encodes these proteins:
- the LOC131723424 gene encoding piggyBac transposable element-derived protein 4-like isoform X2 yields the protein MDSVKIETDLIKEALPELEVAPIRLLSALASLPIKQELCEIKTEVSAGIKAECNELEICQTEPVSLQEAVLEIMHIKQEPLKVEFECLEPEREESEDLKAAPPALGPVRLRACSVVLKRICLRVQGAGAEASSPNSMRGCGKEDGGEFTFRMQSSSVPKHPKRSRFSVSEDLEEMDSSESDGESDQLSGLESADSMSEAAFEDGLDPLQDFEDTEENPPPSSESFYVSQRKRRRSIPTPLPYITSSMPARPVESRRASTPTPTPTTSDPEERWKFVTEDDVEPMQHRFCPARAPGAQLDTSRKYSPLDLFQLYFSMNVVQSLCTNTNKNGEKQQAQGKKYQWDPVSIKDFYQFLGIRILMGLLTTSTVRDYWSPRKPYGIPFCHTVMSRKRYEAIAWTLHISDPEEDKENDQKKGTPQHDRLFRLRPLLDSLLLSCKAYYHPRQNLSIDERTVASKARMGFKQYMKAKPTQWGFKLFVLADAHNGYTCDFNIYTGKSKSDSGKGLSYDSVMNLIKVSYLGTGYHVYVNNFYTSTTLFRDLYKLKFGACGTIRENRQGFPRTKENALPKKADRGTIRWIRSDKLLYTKWMDTREVTMCSSIHKVYTGDKVQKRVRNEDGIWRTQNVPVPVPTPVKAYNQHMGGVDLSDALMKYYNMAQKTKKWYKEIFNHFIDIAVVNSFLLHKELAQAANTKALSHKTFREELCKQLVDIGLVEQEASASTDKLCVPVAITEGKELDPSMKASFGRRHCALCNEGKLRNKTPWKCEACDVPLCVIVDRNCFKKWHMR from the exons atggacagtgtgaagattgAAACTGACCTGATTAAAGAGGCGCTCCCTGAACTTGAAGTGGCCCCAATTAGACTTTTATCTgcactggcttccctccccattaaacaggagctctgtgagatcaAAACAGAGGTGTCTGCTGGGATTAAAGCTGAAtgcaatgaattggagatctgCCAGACAGAACCAGTTTCCTTGCAAGAAGCAGTTCTGGAAATAATgcatattaaacaggagcccctcAAAGTGGAGTTTGAATGCTTGGAACCAGAGAGGGAAGAATCAGAGGACTTGAAAGCAGCCCCTCCTGCGCTGGGTCCTGTACGCCTGCGGGCGTGTAGTGTGGTGCTGAAGAGAATCTGCCTGAGAGTGCAGGGCGCTGGAGCGGAAGCcagctctcccaacagcatgcgaggatgtggaaaggaagacggTGGGGAGttcacattcagaatgcagtccaGCAG TGTTCCAAAGCATCCCAAACGAAGTCGATTCAGTGTTTCTGAAGATTTGGAGGAGATGGATAGTAGTGAAAGTGACGGCGAAAGTGATCAACTTTCTGGGTTGGAGAGCGCTGATTCAATGTCTGAAGCAGCATTTGAAGATGGATTGGATCCTCTTCAGGATTT tgaggaCACTGAAGAAAACCCTCCCCCCTCAAGTGAGAGTTTTTATGTTTCTCAGCGGAAAAGGAGACGATCCATTCCCACCCCTCTCCCTTATATCACCTCAAGCATGCCTGCAAGACCAGTTGAGAGCAGGCGGGCAAgcacacccacccccacccccacaacctCAGACCCTGAGGAGAGGTGGAAATTTGTAACTGAGGATGACGTTGAACCTATGCAGCACCGCTTCTGTCCTGCACGAGCTCCTGGAGCACAACTGGATACTTCAAGAAAGTATTCCCCGCTAGACCTCTTCCAGCTTTACTTCAGCATGAACGTCGTTCAAtctttgtgtacaaacacaaataaaaatggagAAAAGCAGCAGGCCCAGGGGAAAAAATACCAGTGGGATCCAGTTTCAATCAAGGACTTCTACCAGTTTTTAGGAATCCGAATTTTAATGGGGCTACTGACAACTTCCACCGTGAGGGATTACTGGAGTCCACGTAAGCCTTATGGAATCCCATTCTGTCACACTGTGATGTCCAGGAAGAGATATGAAGCCATCGCTTGGACTCTGCACATAAGTGACCCAGAGGAAGATAAAGAGAATGATCAGAAGAAAGGAACTCCACAACATGATCGCCTCTTCCGTCTCAGACCCCTCTTGGATTCCCTCCTCCTGTCCTGCAAGGCATACTACCACCCCCGACAGAACCTTTCAATTGATGAACGCACGGTGGCCTCAAAAGCCAGGATGGGGTTCAAGCAGTACATGAAAGCAAAGCCGACACAATGGGGCTTCAAGCTGTTCGTGCTGGCTGATGCCCACAACGGGTACACATGTGATTTCAACATCTACACAGGAAAATCCAAATCAGATTCTGGGAAAGGACTGAGTTATGACTCCGTTATGAACCTCATAAAGGTGTCATACTTAGGCACAGGGTACCATGTGTATGTTAACAATTTCTACACCAGCACAACACTGTTTCGGGACCTTTACAAGCTCAAATTTGGAGCATGTGGGACCATTAGAGAAAATCGTCAGGGCTTCCCACGGACAAAAGAAAACGCCCTCCCTAAAAAAGCTGATAGGGGGACAATTCGCTGGATACGAAGCGACAAACTGCTGTACACCAAGTGGATGGATACACGTGAAGTGACGATGTGCAGTTCCATTCATAAAGTGTACACAGGAGACAAAGTCCAGAAACGGGTAAGGAATGAAGATGGGATTTGGAGAACACAGAATGTTCCTGTTCCTGTTCCTACTCCTGTAAAGGCCTACAATCAGCACATGGGAGGGGTGGATTTGTCAGATGCCCTTATGAAGTATTACAACATGGCACAGAAAACCAAAAAGTGGTACAAGGAAATTTTTAATCATTTCATTGACATTGCTGTTGTCAACAGTTTTCTGCTCCATAAGGAATTGGCACAGGCTGCAAATACAAAGGCACTTTCACACAAAACGTTTAGAGAGGAGCTATGCAAGCAGCTGGTGGACATCGGGCTTGTGGAGCAGGAGGCCAGTGCGAGTACAGATAAACTCTGTGTCCCTGTAGCCATTACAGAGGGCAAGGAACTCGACCCCTCCAT